In one window of Solanum pennellii chromosome 2, SPENNV200 DNA:
- the LOC107011702 gene encoding probable galacturonosyltransferase 13 isoform X2 → MQLHFSPSMRSITISNSNGGLGDLMKIKVASRQFSYRKLFHTILFLAFLLPFIFILTALVTLEGVNKCSSFDCLGRRLGPKLLGRSDGSGKLVKDFVKILNQVNSEEVPAGLKLPESYSQLVSEVKNNKHSTKEFALMLKGMMEKSEREIRESKFAELTNKHFAASAVPKGIHCLSLRLTDEYSTNAHARKQLPSPELLPLLSDNSLHHFVLSTDNILAAAVVVSSGVQSALKPEKIVFHVITDKKTYAGMHSWFALNPVSPAIVEVKGIHQFDWLTRENVPVLEAVESHYGIRKYYHGNHIAGANLSDITPRSFASKLQARSPKYISLLNHIRVYLPELFPNLDKVVFLDDDIVIQRDLSPLWDIDLNGKVNGAVETCKGEDRWVMSKRFRNYFNFSHPLIAKNLNPDECAWAYGMNIFDLRAWRKTSIRDSYHSWLKENLKSNLTMWKLGTLPPALIAFKGHVHPIDPSWHMLGLGYQNNTNVENVKKAAVIHYNGQSKPWLEIGFEHLRPFWTKYVNSTNDFIKNCHILE, encoded by the exons ATATCAAATAGCAATGGAGGGCTAGGTGATTTGATGAAGATCAAGGTCGCATCTCGCCAATTCTCTTACCGAAAACTCTTTCACACCATACTCTTCCTCGCTTTCTTGTTGCCATTTATCTTCATTCTCACTGCTCTTGTTACCCTTGAAGGTGTCAACAAATGCTCCTCATTTG ATTGTTTAGGCAGACGATTGGGACCAAAGCTCCTTGGGCGATCTGATGGTTCAGGG AAGCTTGTTAAGGATTTTGTTAAGATCCTCAATCAAGTGAACTCTGAGGAAGTGCCTGCTGGCTTGAAGCTCCCAGAGTCGTATAGTCAACTGGTTTCTGAAGTAAAAAACAACAAGCACAGCACAAAAGAATTTGCTTTGATGTTGAAGGGAATG ATGGAGAAATCTGAAAGGGAGATCAGGGAATCAAAATTTGCTGAGTTAACGAATAAACATTTTGCAGCAAGTGCAGTTCCAAAAGGCATTCACTGTCTTTCACTGCGTTTGACTGATGAATACTCGACCAATGCTCATGCACGCAAGCAGTTGCCTTCACCAGAACTACTCCCTTTGCTTTCTGACAACTCATTGCACCATTTTGTACTGTCAACTGATAACATCCTAGCTGCGGCAGTTGTCGTCAGTTCTGGCGTGCAGTCAGCTCTAAAACCTGAAAAGATTGTTTTCCATGTCATCACTGATAAGAAAACATATGCAGGCATGCATTCATGGTTTGCTCTGAATCCTGTCTCTCCTGCTATTGTGGAAGTTAAAGGTATTCATCAGTTTGACTGGTTGACAAGAGAAAATGTTCCCGTACTCGAAGCAGTTGAGAGCCATTATGGGATTCGGAAATACTACCATGGAAATCATATTGCAGGTGCCAATCTCAGTGATATTACTCCACGCTCTTTTGCCTCAAAATTGCAGGCTAGAAGTCCAAAATACATATCCTTGCTAAATCATATTCGCGTATATTTACCAGAG CTTTTTCCGAACCTTGATAAAGTGGTTTTCTTAGACGATGATATTGTAATTCAGCGTGACCTATCCCCCTTGTGGGACATTGATCTGAATGGTAAGGTGAATGGAGCTGTTGAGACCTGTAAAGGTGAAGATAGGTGGGTGATGTCTAAGCGATTCAGAAATTACTTCAATTTTTCTCATCCTCTCATTGCAAAGAATTTGAACCCCGATGAGTGTGCATGGGCTTATGGGATGAATATATTTGACTTGCGTGCATGGAGAAAGACAAGTATAAGAGATAGTTATCATTCATGGCTTAAAGAG AATCTGAAGTCTAACTTAACAATGTGGAAACTTGGAACACTGCCTCCTGCTTTGATTGCATTCAAAGGTCATGTTCATCCTATTGACCCGTCGTGGCACATGCTTGGCTTGGGCTATCAGAATAATACCAATGTTGAGAATGTGAAGAAGGCTGCTGTCATTCATTACAATGGTCAATCGAAGCCTTGGCTTGAAATAGGCTTTGAGCATCTCCGGCCTTTTTGGACCAAGTATGTTAACAGCACCAATGATTTCATTAAGAATTGTCACATATTGGAGTAG
- the LOC107011733 gene encoding uncharacterized protein LOC107011733 has protein sequence MEACFVTSKPLSEKLFPLLGSRVSYSTRRRSFVSQFHQPKKVGNPFSVTCCQASSPLPSPSPQDEERPFTETDWRSFRARLVAGERASRSEDLSSVVNPDTVDDLPPPPAVTIGTKWAHTIHEPEKGCILIATEKLDGVHIFERTVVLLLSMGPIGPMGLILNRPSLMSIKEMKPSVLDMSGTFANRPLFFGGPLEDGLFLVSPNEDGLGKSGVFDEVMKGLYYGTKESVGCASEMVKRDVVGVDNFRFFDGYCAWEKDQLKDEIRAGYWTVAACSPSVIGLSDVGSVGLWDEVLGLMTPKKVW, from the exons ATGGAAGCTTGCTTTGTCACTTCAAAGCCCCTCTCAGAGAAACTCTTCCCTTTGTTAGGATCAAGAGTTTCTTATTCTACAAGGAGGAGGTCATTTGTTAGTCAATTTCATCAGCCAAAAAAAGTTGGCAATCCTTTTTCAGTGACAT GTTGCCAGGCAAGTTCACCATTGCCATCACCTTCACCTCAAGATGAAGAAAGGCCTTTCACTGAAACAGACTGGCGATCATTTCGAGCACGGTTAGTCGCCGGCGAACGAGCTTCCCGGTCAGAAGATCTCTCCTCCGTCGTCAATCCCGACACCGTCGACGATCTTCCTCCGCCTCCGGCCGTCACAATCGGCACGAAATGGGCCCACACCATTCACGAACCGGAAAAAGGTTGTATACTCATCGCTACCGAAAAGCTGGATGGCGTTCACATATTTGAACGGACTGTAGTTCTGTTATTATCAATGGGCCCAATAGGCCCAATGGGCTTAATTTTAAACAGGCCTTCACTTATGTCCATTAAGGAAATGAAACCGTCGGTGCTTGACATGTCGGGGACATTTGCTAATAGGCCATTGTTTTTTGGTGGGCCTTTAGAAGATGGGCTTTTTTTAGTGAGCCCAAATGAAGATGGGCTTGGAAAAAGTGGAGTCTTTGATGAAGTAATGAAAGGTTTGTACTATGGTACAAAAGAAAGTGTGGGATGTGCTTCTGAAATGGTGAAAAGGGATGTTGTTGGGGTTGATAATTTTAGGTTTTTTGATGGGTATTGTGCATGGGAAAAAGATCAATTGAAGGATGAGATTAGAGCTGGTTATTGGACTGTAGCTGCTTGTAGCCCAAGTGTAATTGGGCTTTCTGATGTGGGAAGTGTTGGGCTTTGGGATGAAGTTCTTGGGCTTATGACTCCAAAGAAAGTTTGGTGA
- the LOC107011702 gene encoding probable galacturonosyltransferase 13 isoform X1 — MQLHFSPSMRSITISNSNGGLGDLMKIKVASRQFSYRKLFHTILFLAFLLPFIFILTALVTLEGVNKCSSFDCLGRRLGPKLLGRSDGSGQKLVKDFVKILNQVNSEEVPAGLKLPESYSQLVSEVKNNKHSTKEFALMLKGMMEKSEREIRESKFAELTNKHFAASAVPKGIHCLSLRLTDEYSTNAHARKQLPSPELLPLLSDNSLHHFVLSTDNILAAAVVVSSGVQSALKPEKIVFHVITDKKTYAGMHSWFALNPVSPAIVEVKGIHQFDWLTRENVPVLEAVESHYGIRKYYHGNHIAGANLSDITPRSFASKLQARSPKYISLLNHIRVYLPELFPNLDKVVFLDDDIVIQRDLSPLWDIDLNGKVNGAVETCKGEDRWVMSKRFRNYFNFSHPLIAKNLNPDECAWAYGMNIFDLRAWRKTSIRDSYHSWLKENLKSNLTMWKLGTLPPALIAFKGHVHPIDPSWHMLGLGYQNNTNVENVKKAAVIHYNGQSKPWLEIGFEHLRPFWTKYVNSTNDFIKNCHILE, encoded by the exons ATATCAAATAGCAATGGAGGGCTAGGTGATTTGATGAAGATCAAGGTCGCATCTCGCCAATTCTCTTACCGAAAACTCTTTCACACCATACTCTTCCTCGCTTTCTTGTTGCCATTTATCTTCATTCTCACTGCTCTTGTTACCCTTGAAGGTGTCAACAAATGCTCCTCATTTG ATTGTTTAGGCAGACGATTGGGACCAAAGCTCCTTGGGCGATCTGATGGTTCAGGG CAGAAGCTTGTTAAGGATTTTGTTAAGATCCTCAATCAAGTGAACTCTGAGGAAGTGCCTGCTGGCTTGAAGCTCCCAGAGTCGTATAGTCAACTGGTTTCTGAAGTAAAAAACAACAAGCACAGCACAAAAGAATTTGCTTTGATGTTGAAGGGAATG ATGGAGAAATCTGAAAGGGAGATCAGGGAATCAAAATTTGCTGAGTTAACGAATAAACATTTTGCAGCAAGTGCAGTTCCAAAAGGCATTCACTGTCTTTCACTGCGTTTGACTGATGAATACTCGACCAATGCTCATGCACGCAAGCAGTTGCCTTCACCAGAACTACTCCCTTTGCTTTCTGACAACTCATTGCACCATTTTGTACTGTCAACTGATAACATCCTAGCTGCGGCAGTTGTCGTCAGTTCTGGCGTGCAGTCAGCTCTAAAACCTGAAAAGATTGTTTTCCATGTCATCACTGATAAGAAAACATATGCAGGCATGCATTCATGGTTTGCTCTGAATCCTGTCTCTCCTGCTATTGTGGAAGTTAAAGGTATTCATCAGTTTGACTGGTTGACAAGAGAAAATGTTCCCGTACTCGAAGCAGTTGAGAGCCATTATGGGATTCGGAAATACTACCATGGAAATCATATTGCAGGTGCCAATCTCAGTGATATTACTCCACGCTCTTTTGCCTCAAAATTGCAGGCTAGAAGTCCAAAATACATATCCTTGCTAAATCATATTCGCGTATATTTACCAGAG CTTTTTCCGAACCTTGATAAAGTGGTTTTCTTAGACGATGATATTGTAATTCAGCGTGACCTATCCCCCTTGTGGGACATTGATCTGAATGGTAAGGTGAATGGAGCTGTTGAGACCTGTAAAGGTGAAGATAGGTGGGTGATGTCTAAGCGATTCAGAAATTACTTCAATTTTTCTCATCCTCTCATTGCAAAGAATTTGAACCCCGATGAGTGTGCATGGGCTTATGGGATGAATATATTTGACTTGCGTGCATGGAGAAAGACAAGTATAAGAGATAGTTATCATTCATGGCTTAAAGAG AATCTGAAGTCTAACTTAACAATGTGGAAACTTGGAACACTGCCTCCTGCTTTGATTGCATTCAAAGGTCATGTTCATCCTATTGACCCGTCGTGGCACATGCTTGGCTTGGGCTATCAGAATAATACCAATGTTGAGAATGTGAAGAAGGCTGCTGTCATTCATTACAATGGTCAATCGAAGCCTTGGCTTGAAATAGGCTTTGAGCATCTCCGGCCTTTTTGGACCAAGTATGTTAACAGCACCAATGATTTCATTAAGAATTGTCACATATTGGAGTAG